GCCGAAAGCCTTCCGTCAATAATTACACTTGTATCCGGAACAATTCTCCATATCCGCTTCTCATCAGCCATATAAGGGAATATAGAGACGGAAGGTATATAATAAAACCTCCAGCAATTTATTTTAGAAGAAAAAAACTAAAAAACTGTGCAGGAGGAAAATAAGATTTTGGAGACTTGATTCTTAATAAACGTCTTCTGGCTCGAAGACTTTCTCCCCTATAATCTTTCCGTCTAATTTTCGATAAAAACAGGATCTGTATCCCATATGACAGGCTCCACCTGTTTGTTCAACCAGCAAAAGGAGAGAATCCATGTCGCAATCAATTCTGATCTCTTTTACTTTCTGCACATGTCCCGAAGTCTCTCCTTTTTTCCATAACTGCTGCCTGCTCCGGCTCCAGAAGTGTGCGATGCCAGTCTCTACAGTTTTCTCAAGTGCCTCCTTATTCATATAGGCACACATCAGTACCTCCTTGCTAAGATGATCCTGAACAATGGCAAGGATCAAACCGTTCTCGGTTTTTAAGGAATCAAAATCAATCATGGGGGATAGATTGTAAAAC
The Methanosarcina thermophila TM-1 genome window above contains:
- the hisI gene encoding phosphoribosyl-AMP cyclohydrolase, whose protein sequence is MIDFDSLKTENGLILAIVQDHLSKEVLMCAYMNKEALEKTVETGIAHFWSRSRQQLWKKGETSGHVQKVKEIRIDCDMDSLLLLVEQTGGACHMGYRSCFYRKLDGKIIGEKVFEPEDVY